A genome region from Arachis duranensis cultivar V14167 chromosome 6, aradu.V14167.gnm2.J7QH, whole genome shotgun sequence includes the following:
- the LOC107495983 gene encoding elongation of fatty acids protein 3-like (The sequence of the model RefSeq protein was modified relative to this genomic sequence to represent the inferred CDS: added 36 bases not found in genome assembly), translating to MEIQVIETLKFYLLDHPSIIWFRWSHTQSWGSTWPFLFAAVAIYVTTTLTLHFLLNLLRCRRPVRLGPIPAIHSLMMCAVSAVIFSGMILSAAAEAKDTRWLWRRVRATPLEYFLCFPLGTRPSGRVFFWSYLFYLSRFLHFLRTFSAVLRLRKIPVFRLFHHSMLLIMSFLWLEFSQSFQVLAILFSTLVYSMVYGYRFLEEIGLGCKEGFCFRMSGQMVVLGFNLVCHVGVICLHFLRGGCNGIGAWVFNSVLNAA from the coding sequence ATGGAAATTCAGGTAATAGAGACCTTGAAATTCTACCTACTAGACCACCCTTCCATAATATGGTTCCGATGGAGCCACACCCAATCATGGGGCTCCACGTGGCCATTTCTATTTGCGGCCGTCGCCATCTATGTTACTACTACACTTACCCTGCATTTCCTACTAAATCTTCTCCGGTGCCGCCGCCCCGTCCGCCTCGGCCCCATCCCCGCCATCCACAGCCTCATGATGTGTGCCGTCTCGGCCGTGATCTTCTCCGGGATGATCCTCTCGGCCGCAGCCGAAGCTAAGGACACGCGCTGGCTCTGGAGGCGCGTGAGAGCCACCCCTTTAGAGTACTTCCTTTGCTTCCCACTAGGAACGCGCCCCTCCGGGCGCGTGTTCTTCTGGTCCTACCTTTTCTACCTCTCCCGCTTCCTCCACTTCCTTAGAACCTTCTCTGCCGTCCTCCGGCTCCGGAAAATCCCCGTCTTCCGGCTCTTCCACCACTCCATGCTCCTGATCATGTCGTTCTTGTGGCTTGAATTCTCACAATCTTTTCAAGTCCTTGCAATATTGTTCTCCACTTTGGTTTACAGCATGGTTTATGGTTATAGGTTTTTGGAAGAAATAGGGTTAGGTTGCAAAGAAGGGTTTTGTTTCAGAATGAGTGGCCAAATGGTGGTTTTGGGATTCAACTTGGTTTGCCATGTTGGTGTGATATGTTTGCATTTCTTGAGAGGTGGGTGTAATGGGATTG